The following coding sequences lie in one Chelonia mydas isolate rCheMyd1 chromosome 6, rCheMyd1.pri.v2, whole genome shotgun sequence genomic window:
- the SMTNL1 gene encoding smoothelin-like protein 1 yields the protein MGGEEEAWGEPAPSSPDEGLASPTGDAAFGKETGAPQPGGTSQGREATPGGSARAASGPAPNIKKTGGANAIKNMLLEWCRAKTRGYEHVDIQNFSSSWSSGLAFCALIHKFFPDAFDYTALDPANRRENFALAFATAEQHADCAPLLEVEDMVRMSFPDSKCVYTYIQELYRSLVDKGLVKTKKK from the exons ATGGGGGGCGAGGAGGAGGCGTGGGGTGAGCCTGCACCCAGCTCCCCCGACGAGGGGCTGGCCAGCCCCACAGGGGATGCTGCCTTTGGGAAGGAGACTGGGGCCCCCCAGCCGG GAGGCACCTCCCAAGGCCGAGAAGCCACTCCAGGTGGCAGCGCCAG GGCAGCCAGCGGCCCTGCCCCCAACATCAAGAAGACTGGAGGTGCCAACGCCATCAAGAACATGCTGCTGGAGTGGTGTCGTGCCAAGACGCGTGGCTATGAG CATGTGGACATCCAGAacttctcctccagctggagtAGTGGCTTGGCCTTCTGCGCCCTCATCCACAAGTTCTTCCCTGATGCCTTCGACTACACGGCCCTCGACCCAGCCAACCGCAGGGAGAACTTTGCCCTGGCTTTTGCCACTGCTGA GCAGCATGCTGACTGCGCCCCACTGCTGGAGGTGGAGGACATGGTGCGCATGAGCTTCCCGGATTCCAAGTGTGTCTACACCTACATCCAGGAGCTGTACCGCAGCCTGGTGGACAAGGGGCTGGTGAAGACCAAGAAGAAATag
- the TIMM10 gene encoding mitochondrial import inner membrane translocase subunit Tim10 isoform X2 — protein sequence MDPLRAQQLAAELEVEMMADMYNRMTNACHRKCVPPHYKEAELSKGESVCLDRCVAKYLDIHERMGKKLTELSMQDEELMKRMQQGAGPV from the exons ATGGATCCGCTCAGGGCCCAGCAGCTGGCAGCCGAGCTGGAGGTGGAGATGATGGCTGACATGTACAACAG AATGACCAACGCCTGTCACCGGAAGTGCGTCCCTCCCCACTACAAGGAGGCAGAGCTCTCCAAGGGGGAGTCTGTGTGCCTGGACCGCTGCGTCGCCAAGTATCTGGACATCCACGAGCGCATGGGCAAGAAACTGACAGAGCTTTCTATGCAGGATGAGGAGCTGATGAagaggatgcagcagggggcagggccagtgtAG
- the TIMM10 gene encoding mitochondrial import inner membrane translocase subunit Tim10 isoform X1: MPEAPVPRVFPVGGGKSRYIQEKGAGLGLTSDPGEQVAASHPNAGDLVTWGAMDPLRAQQLAAELEVEMMADMYNRMTNACHRKCVPPHYKEAELSKGESVCLDRCVAKYLDIHERMGKKLTELSMQDEELMKRMQQGAGPV, from the exons ATGCCGGAAGCGCCTGTTCCTCGCGTGTTTCCGGTTGGCGGGGGAAAGTCACGTTACATCCAGGAGAAAGGGGCCGGCCTGGGCTTGACCTCTGACCCCGGG GAGCAAGTCGCTGCTTCCCACCCCAACGCCGGGGACTTGGTCACTTGGGGCGCGATGGATCCGCTCAGGGCCCAGCAGCTGGCAGCCGAGCTGGAGGTGGAGATGATGGCTGACATGTACAACAG AATGACCAACGCCTGTCACCGGAAGTGCGTCCCTCCCCACTACAAGGAGGCAGAGCTCTCCAAGGGGGAGTCTGTGTGCCTGGACCGCTGCGTCGCCAAGTATCTGGACATCCACGAGCGCATGGGCAAGAAACTGACAGAGCTTTCTATGCAGGATGAGGAGCTGATGAagaggatgcagcagggggcagggccagtgtAG
- the UBE2L6 gene encoding ubiquitin/ISG15-conjugating enzyme E2 L6, whose product MAASRRVGKELDDLKRSGSRCLKDIEVDDTNVLLWKGLLVPDNPPYNKGAFRIEISFPAEYPFKPPKVTFKTKIYHPNVDEKGQVCLPIISAENWKPATKTDQVIQALIALVNEPEPGHPLRADLAEEFTRDYKRFLRNAEDHTRKFSEKRPCE is encoded by the exons ATGGCGgcgagcaggagagtgggcaAG GAGCTGGATGACTTGAAGAGGTCTGGGTCCCGTTGCTTGAAGGACATTGAGGTGGACGACACCAATGTTCTCCTGTGGAAAGGGCTCCTGGTGCCG GACAATCCTCCGTACAACAAAGGTGCTTTCCGAATAGAGATCAGCTTCCCAGCCGAGTACCCCTTCAAGCCCCCCAAGGTCACCTTCAAAACTAAAATCTACCACCCCAATGTGGACGAGAAGGGGCAGGTCTGCCTGCCCATCATCAGTGCTGAGAACTGGAAACCCGCCACCAAGACAGATCAAG tGATCCAGGCTCTGATCGCGCTGGTGAACGAGCCTGAGCCGGGCCACCCACTGCGCGCCGACCTGGCCGAGGAGTTCACCCGCGACTACAAGAGGTTCCTGCGCAACGCCGAGGATCACACCCGCAAATTCAGCGAGAAGCGGCCCTGCGAGTGA